One Sediminibacillus dalangtanensis genomic region harbors:
- a CDS encoding DUF418 domain-containing protein: MTKTGSPLNENQRLIWIDAARGLAILGIFMVNAPAFNAPFFLYGGAGDYWDNKLDHAVQTGIDIFFQASFYTLFSFLFGFGMQVMYDRLQEKKQNTIYVLVRRLVVLICFGIIHAFLIWHGDILLSYGIIGFWLFCFYRRQNRTLLGWSLGLLLIPTGLLTMLSYAARNFLSDISAGDSQRIAEAMANYGEGSLLDILRQNAADWLYANGGIAYLFLTFSLLPMFLLGMYASRKRWLHDTDRYRSVLVKLWIWTCIVFILMKVGPYIIGNPFWLNEAKRAVGGSASALFYVLSVTLAFRTKYGRMLLMPLASVGRMSLTNYLGQSLICFFLFYSAGLGLYGAVRPIYSVVLVLMIFSLQIFLSKWWFRYFRFGPAEWLWRSLTYGEKQQLRRRVRSVD, from the coding sequence ATGACGAAGACAGGCTCTCCACTAAATGAAAACCAGCGGCTTATTTGGATAGATGCAGCGAGGGGGCTGGCCATTCTCGGTATATTCATGGTAAATGCGCCAGCCTTCAATGCTCCGTTCTTTCTGTATGGCGGAGCAGGTGATTACTGGGACAATAAACTGGATCATGCAGTACAGACTGGAATCGATATTTTTTTTCAAGCCAGCTTTTATACACTTTTTTCCTTTTTGTTCGGATTCGGGATGCAAGTGATGTATGACAGGCTGCAGGAGAAAAAACAAAACACAATCTATGTATTGGTCCGCAGGCTTGTGGTTTTGATTTGTTTTGGGATTATACACGCCTTTTTGATTTGGCACGGAGATATTTTGTTGTCCTATGGAATTATCGGTTTTTGGTTGTTTTGTTTTTACCGGAGGCAGAACCGCACGTTATTGGGGTGGAGTTTGGGCCTGCTGTTAATACCGACCGGGCTTCTAACCATGTTATCCTATGCAGCCAGAAATTTCCTTTCGGATATATCAGCAGGGGACAGTCAGAGAATTGCAGAGGCAATGGCCAACTATGGAGAAGGGAGTCTCTTGGACATTTTACGGCAGAATGCTGCGGACTGGTTATATGCCAATGGAGGAATTGCCTACTTGTTTTTGACATTCAGCCTGCTCCCGATGTTTTTATTGGGGATGTATGCTTCCCGCAAGAGGTGGCTGCATGACACCGACCGATATCGGTCGGTACTGGTCAAGCTTTGGATTTGGACTTGTATCGTATTTATCCTTATGAAAGTTGGTCCTTATATAATTGGCAATCCATTTTGGTTAAATGAGGCGAAACGGGCTGTTGGTGGAAGTGCTTCTGCGTTATTCTATGTACTTTCCGTCACTTTGGCGTTCCGCACAAAGTATGGTCGAATGTTGTTAATGCCGCTTGCCTCTGTGGGAAGGATGTCGCTTACTAATTACTTGGGACAGTCACTCATTTGCTTCTTTCTGTTTTATAGTGCAGGTCTCGGACTCTATGGAGCCGTACGACCTATCTATTCAGTCGTACTCGTCCTCATGATTTTCAGTTTGCAAATCTTCCTGAGCAAGTGGTGGTTCAGGTATTTTCGTTTTGGTCCTGCAGAGTGGCTTTGGCGGAGTTTGACTTACGGAGAAAAGCAACAGTTAAGGCGACGCGTTCGGTCTGTTGATTAA